In the Temnothorax longispinosus isolate EJ_2023e unplaced genomic scaffold, Tlon_JGU_v1 HiC_scaffold_16, whole genome shotgun sequence genome, TTAAGTTTCTCCTGAAGTTTCTCCttggctgcgttcggaaacgtcacccgAGTGCACACAAGTAtactcccttctctttctatctcagcgagttagaagaagaagagagtaTACTTGTGTATACCCAGGTGACGTTTTCGAGGTGTTTGAACAAGTTCGATCACGCTCATAACATTTTTGTCAATACATAAAGCCGAAGGATGGCACTGTGTCTCTCAACCACTTAACCCACTTAAAAACAGTAGAACATAAAGTAGACTCACCGTACATCATCTTTAACATTTCATGAATTTTGGTACTATTTTTACCAAGTTTCACGAGattttacgtttattatgtttttttatttctctattaattttaatctcggtttaacttactttttatcttcttctaattttcagaactaagaaaagataaaaagtaagttaaaccgagattaaagttaatctacgttggtagaaataaacattagttgctcttcataatttaaaaatcgacTACATGTCTAATACACTATTATACAAAGAGCTACTGACAGATATACATTCAAAGAAGACACAATTGTAACTGAACATGGTATAAACGTGCTGCTACATACCTGCAATATTAAAGTTTGACCACTATTGTCACATCGGATTTTATGTCAGAGTTCACTAACTTTTTGTCCATACCTCATGTACATaatagtttaaattataaaaacaatataaaaaataaatctctaattaattaaaattatcttataattatataaacaattgtcttgataaaaaatgttaaatgtccTTTAATGTCCTTTACTTaagtaagtaaaattatatacaagttataattacttctttaatatattataacatcattccattataatatttcaatataaaatattttataatattgatatgcATTTACTGCTTAGTgcttatacaaatttatataatatacaaagttTGAGTATTCATAAGTAATgtattattgtacatatatgtaaataaaaaaataaattatgtttttggatttatataaacaataaaataaaataataaaattttgttatattattattaatcgtaattaaaaaaaaactaaatttttttcaatgtatgctatgatttctttcatttccttAGTacactaaattatttaaaactacatttttactacaaattaactatatatatgcatttttataaatatatggcTATGTATctcttcagttttttttatattgttattctaactattaatgttattatactaattattaaaactattCATCAATTGAACCATGTTGAATCAATAGATCAATATCAAGATATTCGTAACGACACTGATAATTACGCGAAAAATTTTCCTAAAAAGTATTACCTGGCATCGATTCCCTATCAGCTGAAAGACTTGTTCATTTTCCTCCGGTTTTAGGAGTATTGTGCCCCTATGCTTGTCCGTGTTGCCTGACTTCATTTTATCGTGAAACTAGGTTAGGATCGTCACGCAGGTATTACTCAATCTAAGGCCGCTCCTCTTTTCGCACCTAAAGCGTTTCTTTCATCTCATTACATCAACGTATGTTGATCTATCGCCCATTCGCATAATCGCACATTCAGCGACGATACAGCCCCGGCAGAGAANNNNNNNNNNNNNNNNNNNNNNNNNNNNNNNNNNNNNNNNNNNNNNNNNNNNNNNNNNNNNNNNNNNNNNNNNNNNNNNNNNNNNNNNNNNNNNNNNNNNNNNNNNNNNNNNNNNNNNNNNNNNNNNNNNNNNNNNNNNNNNNNNNNNNNNNNNNNNNNNNNNNNNNNNNNNNNNNNNNNNNNNNNNNNNNNNNNNNNNNNNNNNNNNNNNNNNNNNNNNNNNNNNNNNNNNNNNNNNNNNNNNNNNNNNNNNNNNNNNNNNNNNNNNNNNNNNNNNNNNNNNNNNNNNNNNNNNNNNNNNNNNNNNNNNNNNNNNNNNNNNNNNNNNNNNNNNNNNNNNNNNNNNNNNNNNNNNNNNNNNNNNNNNNNNNNNNNNNNNNNNNNNNNNNNNNNNNNNNNNNNNNNNNNNNNNNNNNNNNNNNNNNNNNNNNNNNNNNNNNNNNNNNNNNNNNNNNNNNNNNNNNNNNNNNNNNNNNNNNNNNNNNNNNNNNNNNNNNNNNTCTCGGATTGGGTGAAAATGACAGAAGTGAGCAGCTCACCCAATCACGGTTGTTTTCACCTCGTGAGAGTGCGAACTGATTCACGTGAGCAGACTCGACACAAAATTTTGCgtgaaaaagtgaaagtgagtGAAGCGTATTGACTGTTCAACGGCCTGGCTCGCTAAAAATGGATAATTTATTGGTTATACTGTTTATGCGCAATCGAAATAATACAATGTTAAGAATACGACGTGGATTACGAGATGTTTCGGATCCATTTGCGATCCCAGAAAACGAATTTCGGAGTCTTTACAGGTGAGTGACTGAAAGTAATCGTGTTTGTTGgttaaattacatttctaaaaatttttatttttattagtgtctttatatattttaacattatatagagATCAATTTCGTTTTTGTAACACtacatttatatgatatatatatacatacacacatacatacatatatatatatataatataaatgtagtgtatatatatttctacatcTTGTATGTTTTGAAgcaactttaaatatatacaatacagaAGATACAAGTCTGTAATATATACAGAGTCGAATGAGAGGAATCtgttataagtaatttttacatttctataGATTATCCAGGGAAGCTGTACAAATTCTCATCGATGACCTTCGTCCCTTACTGTCTGCCCCGAGAAGACGTCATGCAATTCCTGTTCAATTACAAGTACGAAACATATGTTGTgagttacaataattaatcaacTTGATCagttttactaatttttaatgctatttttatgttacaggtTTTAAGCGCATTGAATTTTATAGCATCTGGATCTTACCAAAAGCGAGTCGGCCAAGACAATTTGTCTTGCATGAGTCAACCTACTATTTCCAAAATTCTTCGCAAAGTCGTCaatgcattaaatatattgatggAACAGTGGATCAAGTTTCCtattgaagaaaatgaaattcaATGGGTTAAAGAAACGTAAGGTTTATAAAGAATCCCGCACAAGTACTATAACATATcacaaattcaaaaaaattgaccaaaaatgtttttccatATAAATCGTGCGGGGTCCTTTTTTTGGCATGTAATTTCTCGTTTCTGTCGTTATCAAACAAAGATAGAAGCGATGAGTAGGCAGAAgccttaaaaaatataatatttttttttaatttacagttACTGGACACGTACACAATTTCCGGGCATTATCGGAGCTATAGATGGAACTCATGTAGCAATCGTTCCACCAAATGTAGAAAGGGAGCATTTATATATCAACCGCAAATTGTATCACTCCTTAAATGTACTTCTTGTACgtataacttaattaataatgtaataattctatatttaatgtagaaaattaagtttctaactttcttttataaaaatgattaaactACAGGTATCAGATTATGAAGGTAAAATTTTAACCGTAAATGCTGCTCATGGCGGAAGAACGCACGACGCAAGAGCTTGGAGGGCATCTCACGTATCCAATCATCTGGAAGAGATGTATGCTACAGGGCGAAAAGATGCCTGGCTTTTAGgtaactatatttttatataatttgttcttaattatttccgtTTTAGCAATGCATTTAAAAAGCATATTTTAAACGGTATATGGTTTTTCTAGAAGATAGTGCATATCCTCTACTACCATATCTGATGACACCTAAGCTACATGAACCAGAGGGAACGCCGTCTGCAAGGTACACTCAACATCATATCCGGGCTCGATGCTCTGTTGAGCGATGCATAGGTGTTCTGAAGGGGAGATGGCGATGTCTCAGGAAAGGACGAGCTTTGCATTATGCACCAGAAGTTGCAGGTAAAATatgaattgaatatatatacatacatacaagagtgtgtgtatgtgtatttatatattatacatatacttttattaccACAATTTATTTTCAGCTCGAATAGTTAATGCTGCATGTGTTCTACATAACATCGCTGTCCAATGGAGGCTTCCTGAACCAGAACTATATTACGATGAAATAGACCTGGAACTTCCAGTAAGAAATGAAGAAGGAAACATGGAAAATGGAAATGAAGTTCGCGAGCGGATTATTCATATGTATTTTGAGAATGTAAGACCGGTgtgattttaagatattatttactttgatATAAGTTATTAGTTAATAATtgtatactataataattttgtatgaatCATGgttagaataataattctgtataaaatattcaatgaaaCATTGTATTGcactttattgcaaaatatatatactttcaatacatattatgtatatacacacgttttacgtatatattttttatgttaaataagaAGGCACAACTTTTTCAACTTCATCTATTAAacgtaataaattatcatcaatattagtcaatatatctttatattctgAATGACTAGTCTGAAGGAACTgaaacttttgtttttttaaagctatgttttctttcaaaatcttCAACTTTTCCTCTTCAATTTCATTTCGACGTTCTTGAGTTTTCTTGTTAAACGCACCTTGTTCTTGTAATACCTCGACTTTTTCTCGCATTAATTGTACAGCTGATCTTGCACAATTTTCATTTCTGTCTTTAGCTGTATAATCACAgaaattgaaacaagattatataaattatattctattttacatCTTATAATATCAACGTTACAATatatgagaaaattaattgtatgtacataatacCTTTGTTCTGTTGCGTACGATGCTCAGGTATGCAATCGATCGTGACACTTGGCAATGCTTTTCTATTTTCGTCAGTCAATGCATTTATTCTTTGGTATTCATTGATCGTGTCAGTATCGGAAAAACTAGAATATTCTTCTGGTGGTTCTATTTCctgaaaacatatatttatcataatgaCATGTAAATTGTACACGTCAATCAAGTTCAATTAAATGATTTTAGTTACCTTTGGTTCAAAATCTAAGTCGAATGAAAGATCAACAATGTCATTGGATACAACTGTACTCGAACACGTTGATGAGATCGGATTCTTTCCTTCTGTCCCCTTTTGTATTTTGGCAgcatttatcaatattaaagtACATTTCTATAAATCATCTTTAATGGCAGCAGTTATTctttagtttattaattatatcctaGCAAATACCAAGTAATATGcaagttataattttctacTCAACACATgtgttatattgcatttacattgttaagtaaaaaattatatcttgcaTATAGGTTACACGTTACTTGGTGTGTGCTGAGATAatataaactgtataataatagaagaataaacaatttttaagtgCATCATACCCTTTTTGTCTGTGTAGATGTAGGAATGGTATGTACTTCTTTTATTCTACTAGCTTGCACTCTTTGCACATTTCTAAGTAAAGATTCTTCTTGTGGAGAGATGGTATCGGAagattttttctctttaatccTATTAAAAGAGCCACCTTGAGGTATACTGTCCAAACCAATAGCTTCGGGACTTAAAATCTCCATTAACTCTTCTTCAAGTTGAGTTAACGCAATGGTTTTAGGAGGTCCTCCACCTGTACCCATAGCATAACTTTTGTTCTGCGTACACTTCTTTAATACATTGGCTTTCCAGTCTCTCCATGtctgtacaaatataaaaatacattcataaaaatgtattcataaaataaaaaattattaatattatttattattattattattatttatttatattgtttacatGTTCCTTGCATGATccacattaattttatacactGCTTAGAGCCTAAGCACATACCATATCGTAGTGATATACGACTGTTGTATACCGCTATGTCATGTTATATGCTTTGGTCCTTATTTGACACCAAATTATGTCTTTTATATACCTTTTGCCACTCTTTTGGTTGTTTCTGTGGGCCACTTCCAATTGAATTCAACGAATTTGTTATATTCGACCACATGTCATCCTatgcaaaaagaaattattcaaaaattatataagatatatcaaattattatttacattcataaattttaattaattattggaaTTACAGTATCTACAATGAGGGATCTTGTAAGCATTAACGACATCATTAGGTGctatatatcataatatacCATAGAAATAGCACATAACAATATCGTTAATGTTTACAAAATAGGTCcctatatttgcaaaattactgacaataaataatgcaaCTCTTCATTATAACaacaatgtatattatatacttactaatattttcttatttgcaCCATTATACCGCAAGCGACCCCTCGCAAAATCGGGGTTGtctttcatataatttaacatcACTGATTTTTGCTTTTCCGTCAcgttcatatttaaaatttcggtGAACTCGCGGAAAAACCGAGACGTCTGTCGTAGCGTGGACGAAAAGTATAGGCAGAGAAAAACGTAAGACTTAAAAGgttattgtacatacatatgtacaacAGCCTTTCACGacttacgtttttctttaccTTACATTTCGTCCACGACTATGATAGATGTAAGTACTTACGCCTCGTTCTTTATCAACAGCTTTTATAAGAGTAAGAAGTTTCTTTTCACTCTTAGGTTAGATCCCTCACTCTTGAGGCAACGTATCTCTTCCTCGTTCCGGGCAACGATAATGGACAGCGTGAAACTGCGAGATGACTAGACCGGAAGTGCCTAGTGATCTCGCAATTTCACTCGACACATCGATAATCGGGTGAACAAAGTCGCGTGAGATGAGAATGTGAAAAGTGAATGAGCTCACTCAAAAACCGTAATCGACCCCCAGAATCGCCCCGTTATCACGTCTTATCGCCCAGTTGTTCTACTCTCTCGCCCAATTGCTGAACATTCTCGCCCTATTTGCCGCGAGGCTCCGTTTCCCGTGGTCCCGCCTCGCGTGGTCCCGGTTCGCGTGGTCCCCGTCAACCCCGATCCAGCCCGCTTCCTAGAACCTCCCGATTCCCCCTCCTCTTCCCGAAGTCCGTCCCCGACCTCCTCGACCGCCTCGACCCTCGATCTCGAGGACATAGGCGATCCCGAGACCATAACATTAGACTAATAACTATAGAAATaacctttattttttcatatgtcttaatttcattaatttacatacactttaattttaagcCCGACTTAATTTAGTTTACACACATATAACACCTACCCAAATTCATGTAATCACATTCTGAtttcaattgtaataatagcggGCAGGATGTTCATTTCCAAGTAGGTTTAAAGATCTTGCCCGACCATCCCCGCACTTATGTAACTCCCGCGATAACtgcacactcacacacactaATGACATTCATTTCGCTTCCATTCATTCATCTCAATTGCCTCACAATTTTGATGTTACTCTCAAGtactatttttatgtaatgtgACGACCAcgacgatgtcctcacggtctcgccggccgtGAAGGAGCGCGCAGTCGCTTTGTTCACTAATTATCTTACGAAAAATCAATCGCGACAAGACTCTCAGAAACCCAGATGGTAGCTCGACtaaattcctcgaaatattgggcgccaggtgcgattcctcGCACCACGATCCACAAGATCGCTATTCTCTCAGGTGTGAGTTTCTTCGGATAATCGCGGCcggaggaggagagggaacGTAGCACAGTAAACACAcgcaaataacaatattacaaaaataatgtatttgacAGAAAAGATTACGTGAAAATAAATCAGCAAGTTGTTTCAGACTGAATCGGTGAGTTACCATTTTAGAAATTACTTCAGAATAAATCGGCAGGTTTCTTTAATGAATCggtaa is a window encoding:
- the LOC139823700 gene encoding putative nuclease HARBI1, with the protein product MSQPTISKILRKVVNALNILMEQWIKFPIEENEIQWVKETYWTRTQFPGIIGAIDGTHVAIVPPNVEREHLYINRKLYHSLNVLLVSDYEGKILTVNAAHGGRTHDARAWRASHVSNHLEEMYATGRKDAWLLEDSAYPLLPYLMTPKLHEPEGTPSARYTQHHIRARCSVERCIGVLKGRWRCLRKGRALHYAPEVAARIVNAACVLHNIAVQWRLPEPELYYDEIDLELPVRNEEGNMENGNEVRERIIHMYFENVRPV
- the LOC139823689 gene encoding uncharacterized protein; the encoded protein is MNVTEKQKSVMLNYMKDNPDFARGRLRYNGANKKILDDMWSNITNSLNSIGSGPQKQPKEWQKTWRDWKANVLKKCTQNKSYAMGTGGGPPKTIALTQLEEELMEILSPEAIGLDSIPQGGSFNRIKEKKSSDTISPQEESLLRNVQRVQASRIKEVHTIPTSTQTKRKCTLILINAAKIQKGTEGKNPISSTCSSTVVSNDIVDLSFDLDFEPKEIEPPEEYSSFSDTDTINEYQRINALTDENRKALPSVTIDCIPEHRTQQNKAKDRNENCARSAVQLMREKVEVLQEQGAFNKKTQERRNEIEEEKLKILKENIALKKQKFQFLQTSHSEYKDILTNIDDNLLRLIDEVEKVVPSYLT